The following are from one region of the Oryzias latipes chromosome 12, ASM223467v1 genome:
- the LOC105355207 gene encoding uncharacterized protein LOC105355207, whose amino-acid sequence MSQTGPSSAAHLTDAYPLNLTVVVLLLLPCVLLLLLLNCFFLVYKLLILIKRKRRRRGDTEEVLLRSTLPRVRLSDAVFSPLQDAGRAYMSVSEPVLPHPVTSSRASSRERLGVNDRVRVRLLRPDGATGSGSLRAPSSIRAASSAFTPRLEAPWSMSAPVLTQSSCSETETRINLVPPNSPTMEHIGHIRRSSTREKLSESAVHPFDKVMAECEFTDPMTDMSCLNTTAVGPGLDSDFGASAGVSLRILSADSDGLSNGVLASALEWDYYDPCYVKQNNIPKHKHPMPAVHTRQYWV is encoded by the exons GCTGCACACCTGACGGACGCTTACCCCCTGAACCTGACTGTGGTGGTCCTCCTGCTCCTTCCCTGcgtgctcctcctgctgctcctcaacTGCTTCTTCCTGGTTTACAAGCTCCTCATCCTGATTAAGCGCAAGCGGCGGAGGCGGGGGGACACCGAGGAGGTGCTGCTGCGCTCCACCCTGCCCAGAGTCAGGCTCTCCGACGCCGTCTTCTCCCCGCTGCAGGACGCTGGGAGGGCCTACATGTCAGTGTCCGAGCCCGTCCTCCCGCATCCGGTCACCTCCTCCAGGGCGTCGTCCCGGGAGAGGCTGGGTGTCAATGACAGGGTGAGGGTCCGACTGCTGAGGCCCGACGGCGCCACGGGGTCGGGGTCCCTGAGGGCCCCGAGCAGCATCCGGGCCGCCTCATCCGCATTCACCCCTAGACTGGAGGCGCCCTGGAGCATGAGCGCACCGGTGCTGACCCAATCCAGTTGCTCAGAAACCGAAACCAGAATCAACCTGGTTCCTCCAAACTCCCCAACG ATGGAGCACATCGGCCACATCCGGCGCAGCAGCACTCGTGAGAAGCTGTCAGAATCTGCAGTTCATCCGTTTGACAAAGTGATGGCTGAGTGCGAGTTCACCGACCCAATGACAGACATGTCCTGTCTGAACACGACCGCAGTGGGTCCCGGGCTTGACAGCGACTTCGGAGCAAGTGCAG GTGTTTCCCTGCGGATTCTGTCTGCAGACAGTGACGGCTTGTCCAACGGGGTGTTGGCTTCAGCTCTGGAGTGGGATTATTATGACCCCTGCTAtgtcaaacaaaacaacatcccCAAGCATAAACACCCCATGCCTGCAGTACACACTAGGCAGTACTGGGTGTGA
- the LOC101169376 gene encoding ATP synthase subunit alpha, mitochondrial, with protein sequence MLSVRVAASIVRNLPQRARFASKNIAAVCVGAKTLHTSRPWLQKTGTAEVSSILEEKILGANTSADLEETGRVLSIGDGIARVYGLRNVQAEEMVEFSSGLKGMSLNLEPDNVGVVVFGNDKLIKEGDIVKRTGAIVDVPVGEELLGRVVDALGNAIDGKGPLGSKVRRRVGLKAPGIIPRISVREPMQTGIKAVDSLVPIGRGQRELIIGDRQTGKTAIAIDTIINQKRFNEGTDEKKKLYCIYVAIGQKRSTVAQLVKRLTDTDAMKYTIVVSATASDAAPLQYLAPYSGCSMGEYFRDNGKHALIIYDDLSKQAVAYRQMSLLLRRPPGREAYPGDVFYLHSRLLERAAKMNDNFGGGSLTALPVIETQAGDVSAYIPTNVISITDGQIFLETELFYKGIRPAINVGLSVSRVGSAAQTRAMKQVAGTMKLELAQYREVAAFAQFGSDLDAATQQLLNRGVRLTELLKQGQYCPMAIEEQVAVIYAGVRGHLDKMEPSKITKFEKAFLQHILSQHQDLLAAIKADGKISEASDAKLKQVVLNFLSSFE encoded by the exons ATGCTGTCAGTTCGCGTCGCAGCGTCTATCGTCCGCAATCtgcctcaaagggccagattt gcatCCAAGAACATTGCTGCGGTTTGTGTCGGAGCCAAGACTCTGCACACGTCCCGCCCATGGCTGCAGAAAACAG GCACAGCCGAGGTGTCGTCCATTCTGGAGGAGAAGATCCTTGGGGCCAACACCAGCGCTGATTTGGAGGAGACTGGCCGCGTTCTGTCCATCGGTGATGGAATCGCTCGAGTGTACGGTCTCAGGAACGTGCAGGCTGAGGAGATGGTGGAGTTTTCCTCCGGTTTGAAG GGCATGTCGCTGAACTTGGAGCCGGACAATGTGGGCGTCGTGGTGTTTGGTAATGACAAGCTGATCAAAGAGGGCGATATTGTCAAAAGAACCGGTGCTATTGTAGATGTTCCCGTGGGGGAGGAGCTGCTGGGGAGGGTCGTTGATGCTTTGGGGAACGCCATTGATGGAAAG GGCCCTCTCGGCTCCAAAGTCCGCAGGCGCGTGGGTCTAAAGGCCCCCGGGATCATCCCCCGTATCTCTGTGAGGGAGCCCATGCAGACGGGGATCAAAGCCGTGGACAGTTTGGTTCCCATAGGTCGAGGCCAGCGTGAGCTCATCATCGGAGACAGACAGACTGG TAAAACTGCCATCGCCATCGACACGATCATCAACCAGAAGCGCTTCAACGAAGGAACCGACGAGAAGAAGAAGCTGTACTGCATCTATGTGGCCATCGGCCAGAAGAGGTCCACGGTGGCTCAGCTGGTGAAGAGGCTGACCGACACCGATGCCATGAAGTACACCATCGTGGTGTCTGCCACTGCGTCCGATGCTGCGCCGCTGCAGTACCTGGCTCCCTACTCTGGCTGCTCCATGGGGGAGTATTTCAGAGACAACGGCAAACACGCGCTCATCATCTACGATGATCTCTCCAAGCAG GCTGTGGCCTATCGTCAGATGTCTCTGTTGCTCCGCCGTCCACCCGGCCGCGAGGCTTACCCTGGAGACGTCTTCTACCTGCATTCTCGTCTGCTGGAAAGAGCTGCTAAGATGAACGACAACTTTGGCGGGGGTTCCCTCACTGCTCTTCCTGTTATTGAGACGCAGGCTGGCGATGTGTCAGCCTACATTCCCACCAACGTCATCTCCATCACTGACGGACAG ATCTTCTTGGAGACCGAGCTCTTCTACAAAGGAATTCGTCCAGCCATCAATGTGGGTCTGTCTGTGTCCCGCGTGGGCTCTGCTGCCCAGACCCGGGCCATGAAGCAG GTGGCCGGTACCATGAAGCTGGAGCTGGCTCAGTACCGTGAGGTGGCTGCTTTTGCTCAGTTTGGCTCCGATCTGGACGCCGCCACTCAACAGCTGCTGAACCGAGGCGTCCGTCTGACAGAGCTTCTGAAACAGGGCCAATACT GTCCTATGGCCATTGAGGAGCAGGTCGCAGTCATTTATGcgggggtgaggggacatctGGACAAAATGGAGCCAAGCAAGATCACAAAGTTTGAGAAGGCGTTCTTGCAGCACATTTTGAGTCAGCACCAAGACCTGCTGGCAGCTATTAA ggcTGACGGTAAAATCTCGGAGGCGTCAGACGCGAAGTTGAAGCAGGTCGTGTTGAATTTCCTCTCCAGCTTTGAGTAA
- the c12h18orf25 gene encoding uncharacterized protein C18orf25 homolog isoform X2 encodes MADFSRAEEVLDVECPPACLDDPQSATASVHEEQDEHLKTETTTSTSSPPREKEIDSPLNTEGEQSLLSMPCLMKELHRDSPESQHASKRSDKLVSRNIYESDSSNPCMLSPSSSGHLADSDTLSSGEEGVVPPAGGEEGDAMEATNDPGQESKQTSATASGGRKSRRSRSESETPPSAMAAKKNRCQPTMAVAAGLETNGKPTKVKGHRSQKHKERIRLLRQKREAAARKKYNLLQDSSTSDSELTCDSSTTSSEDDDTSGGSKTIQTDIPAGFRRASERSRVGAHIHGLLDTSSWDRNGIGSVLEEAMTRFAVMQRQTEERFRVWMEKLAHLDSDDSSKRSSDAPEGQQGARLSPPSSFLPSSESAETMAAYMLARENNSLAPTPLNNNILSEAVSQNGNVPDPGLLNV; translated from the exons ATGGCTGATTTCTCAAGAGCAGAAGAAGTGTTGGATGTCGAATGCCCTCCTGCATGCCTTGATGATCCTCAATCAGCCACAGCCTCAGTTCATGAAGAACAAGATGAGCATCTGAAAACGGAGACCACCACCAGTACGAGTTCACCCCCAAGGGAGAAGGAGATAGACAGCCCCTTAAACACTGAGGGGGAGCAAAGTCTCCTTTCAATGCCATGCCTGATGAAGGAGCTCCACAGAGACTCCCCAGAGTCCCAACATGCATCTAAAAGGAGTGACAAGCTTGTGTCACGTAATATCTATGAAAGTGACTCTTCAAATCCCTGCATGCTGTCCCCTTCATCTAGTGGGCACCTTGCTGACTCAGATACTCTTTCGTCTGGAGAAGAGGGTGTTGTTCCACctgcaggaggagaagaaggGGATGCTATGGAGGCCACAAATGATCCTGGGCAAGAATCAAAACAAACCTCTGCCACTGCCTCAGGAGGTAGGAAGTCCCGCCGGTCGCGTTCAGAGAGTGAGACGCCTCCCAGTGCGATGGCTGCCAAGAAGAACCGCTGCCAGCCTACAATGGCCGTAGCTGCTGGGCTGGAAACTAATGGCAAGCCGACTAAAGTGAAAGGTCACCGGAGCCAGAAACACAAGGAGCGTATACGTCTGCTGAGGCAGAAACGTGAAGCAGCAGCACGGAAGAAATATAACCTGCTGCAGGACAGCAGTACCAGTGACAGTGAGCTCACATGTGACTCGAGCACCACCTCCTCTGAGGATGATGACACTTCTGGAGGAAGCAAGACAATCCAGACAGATATTCCAG CTGGCTTCAGACGTGCATCGGAGCGATCCAGAGTGGGAGCCCACATTCATGGGCTGCTGGACACCAGCTCGTGGGACAGGAACGGGATCGGCAGTGTTCTGGAGGAGGCCATGACGCGGTTTGCTGTGATGCAGCGTCAGACCGAGGAGCGCTTCCGCGTCTGGATGGAAAAGCTTGCCCACCTCGACTCGGACGACTCCTCCAAACGCTCGAGCGATGCCCCAGAGGGGCAGCAGGGGGCGAGGCTGTCCCCGCCGAGTTCTTTTTTGCCATCCTCGGAGTCTGCAGAGACTATGGCAGCCTACATGTTGGCTCGTGAAAACAACAGCCTCGCCCCTACCCCTTTAAACAACAACATCCTCTCCGAAGCTGTCTCTCAGAATGGAAATGTTCCAGACCCCGGCCTCCTAAATGTGTAG
- the c12h18orf25 gene encoding uncharacterized protein C18orf25 homolog isoform X1 yields the protein MADFSRAEEVLDVECPPACLDDPQSATASVHEEQDEHLKTETTTSTSSPPREKEIDSPLNTEGEQSLLSMPCLMKELHRDSPESQHASKRSDKLVSRNIYESDSSNPCMLSPSSSGHLADSDTLSSGEEGVVPPAGGEEGDAMEATNDPGQESKQTSATASGGRKSRRSRSESETPPSAMAAKKNRCQPTMAVAAGLETNGKPTKVKGHRSQKHKERIRLLRQKREAAARKKYNLLQDSSTSDSELTCDSSTTSSEDDDTSGGSKTIQTDIPDGPPVVGHYDISDTDSNQESINVEAVRPTVIKHELKTHRGQDLTSHSGCIRALSSIAGQVELQLSNKESSQLKAQVKIASSDSEVEIVEVQQKARCAHPCGGVIKSLSSWKESSVEHLNSTNQSQLWTTVSPQHNWVSPPEVVDLTLDEDAGHKYLL from the exons ATGGCTGATTTCTCAAGAGCAGAAGAAGTGTTGGATGTCGAATGCCCTCCTGCATGCCTTGATGATCCTCAATCAGCCACAGCCTCAGTTCATGAAGAACAAGATGAGCATCTGAAAACGGAGACCACCACCAGTACGAGTTCACCCCCAAGGGAGAAGGAGATAGACAGCCCCTTAAACACTGAGGGGGAGCAAAGTCTCCTTTCAATGCCATGCCTGATGAAGGAGCTCCACAGAGACTCCCCAGAGTCCCAACATGCATCTAAAAGGAGTGACAAGCTTGTGTCACGTAATATCTATGAAAGTGACTCTTCAAATCCCTGCATGCTGTCCCCTTCATCTAGTGGGCACCTTGCTGACTCAGATACTCTTTCGTCTGGAGAAGAGGGTGTTGTTCCACctgcaggaggagaagaaggGGATGCTATGGAGGCCACAAATGATCCTGGGCAAGAATCAAAACAAACCTCTGCCACTGCCTCAGGAGGTAGGAAGTCCCGCCGGTCGCGTTCAGAGAGTGAGACGCCTCCCAGTGCGATGGCTGCCAAGAAGAACCGCTGCCAGCCTACAATGGCCGTAGCTGCTGGGCTGGAAACTAATGGCAAGCCGACTAAAGTGAAAGGTCACCGGAGCCAGAAACACAAGGAGCGTATACGTCTGCTGAGGCAGAAACGTGAAGCAGCAGCACGGAAGAAATATAACCTGCTGCAGGACAGCAGTACCAGTGACAGTGAGCTCACATGTGACTCGAGCACCACCTCCTCTGAGGATGATGACACTTCTGGAGGAAGCAAGACAATCCAGACAGATATTCCAG ACGGGCCTCCTGTAGTGGGTCACTATGACATTTCAGACACTGATTCTAACCAGGAGAGTATAAATGTGGAGGCAGTCCGGCCTACGGTGATAAAGCATGAGCTAAAAACACACAGAGGCCAGGATTTGACATCTCACTCTGGGTGTATAAGAGCTCTGAGCTCGATCGCAG GGCAAGTGGAGCTCCAGCTGTCAAACAAGGAGAGCTCTCAACTCAAAGCCCAGGTTAAGATCGCCTCCTCTGACAGTGAGGTGGAAATTGTCGAGGTCCAACAGAAAGCACG ATGTGCTCATCCATGCGGAGGGGTGATAAAGAGTTTGTCTTCCTGGAAGGAAAGCTCAGTGGAGCACTTAAACAGCACAAATCAGTCCCAGCTCTGGACTACAGTTTCCCCTCAGCACAACTGGGTGTCCCCTCCAGAAGTTGTGGACCTCACGTTGGACGAGGATGCCGGGCACAAATATCTCCTTTAA
- the c12h18orf25 gene encoding uncharacterized protein C18orf25 homolog isoform X3 encodes MADFSRAEEVLDVECPPACLDDPQSATASVHEEQDEHLKTETTTSTSSPPREKEIDSPLNTEGEQSLLSMPCLMKELHRDSPESQHASKRSDKLVSRNIYESDSSNPCMLSPSSSGHLADSDTLSSGEEGVVPPAGGEEGDAMEATNDPGQESKQTSATASGGRKSRRSRSESETPPSAMAAKKNRCQPTMAVAAGLETNGKPTKVKGHRSQKHKERIRLLRQKREAAARKKYNLLQDSSTSDSELTCDSSTTSSEDDDTSGGSKTIQTDIPGQVELQLSNKESSQLKAQVKIASSDSEVEIVEVQQKARCAHPCGGVIKSLSSWKESSVEHLNSTNQSQLWTTVSPQHNWVSPPEVVDLTLDEDAGHKYLL; translated from the exons ATGGCTGATTTCTCAAGAGCAGAAGAAGTGTTGGATGTCGAATGCCCTCCTGCATGCCTTGATGATCCTCAATCAGCCACAGCCTCAGTTCATGAAGAACAAGATGAGCATCTGAAAACGGAGACCACCACCAGTACGAGTTCACCCCCAAGGGAGAAGGAGATAGACAGCCCCTTAAACACTGAGGGGGAGCAAAGTCTCCTTTCAATGCCATGCCTGATGAAGGAGCTCCACAGAGACTCCCCAGAGTCCCAACATGCATCTAAAAGGAGTGACAAGCTTGTGTCACGTAATATCTATGAAAGTGACTCTTCAAATCCCTGCATGCTGTCCCCTTCATCTAGTGGGCACCTTGCTGACTCAGATACTCTTTCGTCTGGAGAAGAGGGTGTTGTTCCACctgcaggaggagaagaaggGGATGCTATGGAGGCCACAAATGATCCTGGGCAAGAATCAAAACAAACCTCTGCCACTGCCTCAGGAGGTAGGAAGTCCCGCCGGTCGCGTTCAGAGAGTGAGACGCCTCCCAGTGCGATGGCTGCCAAGAAGAACCGCTGCCAGCCTACAATGGCCGTAGCTGCTGGGCTGGAAACTAATGGCAAGCCGACTAAAGTGAAAGGTCACCGGAGCCAGAAACACAAGGAGCGTATACGTCTGCTGAGGCAGAAACGTGAAGCAGCAGCACGGAAGAAATATAACCTGCTGCAGGACAGCAGTACCAGTGACAGTGAGCTCACATGTGACTCGAGCACCACCTCCTCTGAGGATGATGACACTTCTGGAGGAAGCAAGACAATCCAGACAGATATTCCAG GGCAAGTGGAGCTCCAGCTGTCAAACAAGGAGAGCTCTCAACTCAAAGCCCAGGTTAAGATCGCCTCCTCTGACAGTGAGGTGGAAATTGTCGAGGTCCAACAGAAAGCACG ATGTGCTCATCCATGCGGAGGGGTGATAAAGAGTTTGTCTTCCTGGAAGGAAAGCTCAGTGGAGCACTTAAACAGCACAAATCAGTCCCAGCTCTGGACTACAGTTTCCCCTCAGCACAACTGGGTGTCCCCTCCAGAAGTTGTGGACCTCACGTTGGACGAGGATGCCGGGCACAAATATCTCCTTTAA